Proteins co-encoded in one Kribbella qitaiheensis genomic window:
- a CDS encoding carbohydrate ABC transporter permease — MIAFTLFVLVPALAGLGLSFFAWDLFTPPAWVGLANFQRLFDDPEVWTSLKITAEFVLFGVAPTVVVGFVLAVLINSRLRGVGALRILYFAPMLASSAVAAVLWSYMYDPRSGVANWLFSLFGADGKDWLTDTTWALPALVLMLIWLALPLVIILYLAGLQRIPDDIYAAASLDGATVWRQLWSMTWPNVVPTTVLVTVLQTINFVSGSFETSLIMTKGGPLGHTQTLALYAYLTAFESSDIGYASALSLLQLTIIAALIVIIRTVQRLRRTPS; from the coding sequence ATGATCGCGTTCACGCTGTTCGTCCTGGTCCCGGCACTGGCCGGACTCGGACTCAGCTTCTTTGCCTGGGATCTGTTCACGCCGCCGGCGTGGGTAGGGCTGGCGAACTTCCAGCGTCTGTTCGACGATCCCGAGGTCTGGACCTCGCTCAAGATCACCGCCGAGTTCGTCCTGTTCGGCGTCGCGCCGACCGTCGTCGTCGGCTTCGTCCTCGCCGTGCTGATCAACAGCCGGCTGCGCGGGGTCGGGGCACTCCGGATCCTGTACTTCGCGCCCATGCTCGCATCATCGGCTGTTGCGGCGGTGCTGTGGTCGTACATGTACGACCCGCGCTCGGGTGTCGCGAACTGGCTCTTCAGCCTGTTCGGGGCCGACGGCAAGGACTGGCTCACCGACACAACCTGGGCCCTGCCGGCACTGGTGCTGATGCTGATCTGGCTGGCACTGCCGCTCGTCATCATCCTCTACCTGGCGGGACTGCAGCGCATCCCGGACGACATCTACGCCGCTGCCTCCCTCGACGGCGCCACAGTCTGGCGCCAGCTGTGGAGCATGACGTGGCCCAATGTTGTCCCCACCACGGTCCTGGTGACGGTTCTCCAGACCATCAACTTTGTCAGCGGATCCTTTGAGACCTCGCTGATCATGACCAAAGGAGGACCGTTGGGCCACACCCAGACGCTAGCCCTCTACGCCTACCTGACGGCGTTCGAGTCCAGCGACATCGGGTACGCCAGCGCGCTGTCGTTGCTCCAGCTCACCATCATCGCCGCGCTGATCGTCATCATCCGAACAGTCCAGAGACTGCGCAGGACACCATCATGA
- a CDS encoding extracellular solute-binding protein: MPIHQSARRGHRLIAALVLLPAFLAAVACGPDNSGGGGVSAADDPVDGSTISFGMVNGLVPAFQKYVDAYQKQFPDRKVTIQSLPDGGPDFIQQLSTQALSRKLPDLVFNVDNAANRLAAANVTSDLASWLEEGKAGLKGSNFLPQFLGQYRPLDHPEQITGLPVSADAVVLFYNKKLLAQYGEPIPSPSWTWSDLYRVANNVQTKSGGKTIGLAAPLGAGTHPEIYNPVIQAHGGYVYDPKTNKSGIGQPAAVGAWTELLNAYGHTSPAYSANDSAQAKFENGNVAMAFSVHATVPTVKSTLKDDWDVQTMPTVDGKPTAGGGSYGLSIGKTSEHKNAAWAFLSWFYDRNGGMKLAQATGQVVPPTADGLDSGSWRDATPPPANDQAFVSAAKTAVLAVQLPGKAQGELDASVLTAIQQVVLQHRSVADAFGDAEKKVNQALQAAK, from the coding sequence ATGCCCATTCACCAGTCAGCACGACGCGGTCACCGGCTCATCGCCGCGCTCGTGCTTCTCCCCGCCTTCCTGGCAGCCGTTGCCTGCGGCCCCGACAACAGCGGCGGCGGGGGTGTGAGCGCCGCCGATGATCCCGTCGACGGCAGCACGATCTCCTTCGGCATGGTCAACGGCCTGGTTCCCGCATTCCAGAAGTACGTCGACGCCTACCAGAAGCAGTTCCCCGACCGGAAGGTCACCATCCAGTCACTGCCCGACGGCGGACCGGACTTCATCCAGCAACTGTCGACCCAGGCGCTGAGTCGCAAGCTGCCGGACCTGGTCTTCAACGTCGACAACGCGGCGAACCGGCTTGCCGCGGCCAACGTCACGTCCGACCTGGCTTCCTGGCTGGAGGAAGGCAAGGCTGGGTTGAAGGGCAGCAACTTCCTGCCGCAGTTCCTCGGCCAGTACCGGCCTCTCGATCACCCTGAGCAGATCACCGGCCTGCCGGTCAGCGCCGACGCGGTAGTGCTGTTCTACAACAAGAAGCTGCTCGCGCAGTACGGCGAACCGATACCATCCCCCTCTTGGACCTGGAGCGATCTGTACCGCGTCGCCAACAACGTCCAGACCAAGTCCGGGGGCAAGACGATCGGCCTTGCCGCGCCGTTGGGCGCTGGGACGCACCCGGAGATCTACAACCCGGTGATCCAGGCCCACGGCGGATACGTGTACGACCCGAAGACCAACAAGTCGGGAATCGGGCAGCCGGCTGCAGTCGGCGCGTGGACGGAACTGCTAAACGCCTACGGCCACACCTCGCCGGCGTACTCCGCCAACGACTCGGCCCAGGCCAAGTTCGAGAACGGCAACGTCGCAATGGCGTTCAGCGTCCATGCCACCGTACCCACCGTCAAGTCGACGCTGAAGGACGACTGGGACGTGCAGACGATGCCCACGGTGGACGGCAAGCCGACCGCCGGCGGAGGTTCGTACGGCTTGTCGATCGGTAAGACCAGCGAGCACAAGAACGCGGCCTGGGCATTCCTCAGCTGGTTCTACGACAGGAACGGAGGCATGAAGCTGGCACAGGCGACCGGCCAGGTGGTTCCGCCCACCGCCGACGGCCTGGACAGCGGTAGCTGGCGAGATGCCACACCGCCTCCGGCCAACGACCAGGCTTTCGTCTCTGCGGCGAAGACCGCAGTGCTGGCAGTGCAGCTGCCAGGTAAGGCGCAAGGAGAGCTGGACGCCAGCGTGCTGACCGCGATCCAGCAGGTCGTGCTGCAGCATCGCTCGGTGGCCGACGCATTCGGTGACGCTGAAAAGAAGGTCAATCAGGCGCTGCAGGCAGCCAAGTAG
- a CDS encoding response regulator has protein sequence MIRVLLADDQALVRAGFRSLLNAEDDITVIGEVADGAAAVEVARAEKPDVVLMDIRMPGTDGLEATRQIGADEALSEVHVVILTTFDLDEYVFEALRVGASGFLVKDTEPVELLQAVRVVARGDALLSPGVTKRLVAEFATRSRQPHASKELDVLTEREREIVALVGEGLSNDEIAARLVLSPATAKTHVSRAMVKLGVRDRAQLVVVAYQTGLVRPGWLG, from the coding sequence ATGATTCGGGTGTTGCTGGCTGATGATCAGGCGTTGGTGCGGGCCGGGTTCCGGTCGTTACTCAATGCTGAGGACGACATCACGGTGATCGGCGAGGTCGCTGACGGTGCCGCGGCGGTCGAGGTGGCGCGGGCGGAGAAGCCTGATGTGGTGTTGATGGATATCCGGATGCCGGGCACCGACGGGCTGGAGGCGACGCGGCAGATCGGGGCCGATGAAGCGCTCTCCGAGGTTCACGTGGTGATCCTGACGACGTTCGATCTGGACGAGTACGTGTTCGAGGCACTCAGGGTCGGGGCGAGTGGGTTCCTGGTGAAGGACACTGAGCCGGTTGAGCTGCTTCAGGCCGTGCGGGTGGTCGCGCGGGGGGATGCGCTGCTGTCGCCTGGGGTGACCAAGCGGCTGGTCGCGGAGTTCGCGACGCGGAGTCGGCAGCCGCACGCGAGCAAGGAACTCGACGTACTGACCGAGCGCGAGCGCGAGATCGTCGCGCTGGTCGGCGAAGGTCTCTCGAACGACGAGATCGCCGCCCGCCTCGTCCTCAGCCCAGCCACCGCCAAGACCCACGTCAGCCGCGCGATGGTGAAGCTCGGCGTCCGCGACCGCGCCCAACTCGTCGTCGTCGCCTACCAAACCGGCCTCGTCCGCCCCGGCTGGCTCGGCTGA
- a CDS encoding response regulator yields the protein MSNSETIRVLVVDDDALVRASLEMMLDGANGISVVGQAADGDEVPAAIDKHFPDLVLMDLRMPRVDGIVATRRLRARKNPPEVVVLTTFDTDENVLHALRAGASGFLLKDTPPAQIVEAVRRVAAGDPILSPAITRRLMDRAATEADSHTKARAALERLSPREYDVMLAVAQGKANAEIAAELFMSVATVKAHISHILTKLDLGNRTQIALLAHDAGLA from the coding sequence ATGAGCAACTCGGAGACCATCAGGGTGCTGGTCGTGGACGACGACGCGTTGGTCCGGGCGAGTCTCGAGATGATGCTCGACGGTGCGAATGGGATCTCCGTGGTGGGTCAGGCGGCCGACGGGGACGAGGTACCGGCGGCGATCGACAAGCACTTTCCTGATCTGGTGTTGATGGATCTGCGGATGCCGCGGGTCGACGGGATCGTCGCGACGCGGCGGCTGCGGGCTCGGAAGAATCCGCCGGAGGTGGTCGTGCTGACCACCTTCGACACCGACGAGAACGTGTTGCACGCGTTGCGGGCCGGAGCGAGCGGGTTCTTGCTGAAGGACACTCCCCCGGCGCAGATCGTCGAGGCCGTACGCCGGGTGGCGGCCGGCGATCCGATCCTGTCACCGGCGATCACGCGGCGGTTGATGGATCGGGCGGCGACGGAGGCGGACTCGCACACGAAGGCGCGGGCGGCGCTGGAGCGGCTGAGTCCGCGCGAGTACGACGTGATGCTGGCCGTTGCCCAGGGCAAGGCGAACGCGGAGATCGCGGCCGAGCTGTTCATGAGCGTGGCGACGGTGAAGGCGCACATCTCCCACATCCTCACCAAGCTGGATCTGGGGAACCGCACCCAGATCGCTCTGCTGGCGCACGATGCCGGGCTGGCTTAG
- a CDS encoding sensor histidine kinase translates to MEESCVVARPSRRANIIAVSAIGLLTATTLVGRQSSSESTGWLIFDIVVGVVACGSILFLGRRPIQASLALAALAMLSPAATPSSTVGTLTVAQRRPLRIAALIALAGTLGHLVQGIWRPIHGLNLGWYLVLDIAVHAALLGWGQWTQARRALLHSLRERALRAENEQGRRVAEARTLERTKMAREMHDVLAHRLSLLATYAGALEYRPDSSPEKLAQAAGVIRAGVHQALDELREVISVLRDSEIEELPGGRPQPTFGDLTWLVDESRDAGTEIRYDEAVTAPESLPPATGRTAYRVVQEGLTNARKHAAGRPVTLVVKGQPGGTLQIELTNPRGNGVPLTPGSGTGLVGLTERVQLAGGTLDHGEADGGFRLHASLPWPA, encoded by the coding sequence ATGGAGGAGAGCTGCGTGGTCGCGAGGCCGAGCCGAAGGGCCAACATCATCGCGGTGAGCGCGATCGGCCTGCTCACCGCGACAACCCTCGTGGGCCGTCAGTCGAGTTCCGAGTCGACCGGCTGGCTGATCTTCGACATCGTGGTCGGTGTGGTTGCCTGCGGGTCGATTCTGTTCCTCGGCCGCCGGCCGATCCAGGCGTCCTTGGCGCTTGCGGCGCTGGCAATGCTCTCCCCCGCGGCGACCCCGTCCTCTACGGTCGGCACTTTGACGGTCGCGCAGCGGCGCCCCCTCCGGATCGCCGCGCTGATAGCACTCGCGGGAACGCTCGGCCATCTGGTCCAAGGAATCTGGCGGCCGATCCACGGCCTGAATCTGGGCTGGTATCTCGTCCTCGACATCGCCGTCCACGCGGCCCTGCTCGGCTGGGGCCAATGGACGCAGGCTCGGCGGGCGCTGCTCCATTCGCTGCGAGAACGCGCTCTCCGGGCCGAGAACGAGCAAGGTCGCCGGGTGGCCGAAGCGCGCACGCTCGAGCGGACGAAGATGGCCCGCGAGATGCACGACGTACTCGCGCACCGGTTGTCCTTGCTCGCGACGTACGCCGGCGCGCTGGAATACCGCCCTGATTCTTCACCGGAGAAGTTGGCGCAGGCGGCCGGCGTGATCCGCGCGGGGGTCCATCAGGCGCTCGACGAGCTGCGCGAGGTGATCAGCGTGCTGCGGGACAGCGAGATCGAGGAGCTACCAGGCGGGCGACCGCAACCGACCTTCGGCGATCTCACCTGGCTGGTCGACGAGTCCCGCGACGCGGGCACCGAGATCCGGTACGACGAAGCCGTCACCGCGCCGGAATCGTTGCCCCCAGCAACCGGACGTACGGCGTACCGGGTGGTGCAGGAGGGGCTCACCAATGCGCGGAAGCATGCGGCCGGGCGGCCGGTGACGTTGGTGGTGAAAGGGCAGCCGGGTGGGACGTTGCAGATCGAGCTGACCAATCCGCGGGGGAACGGAGTACCGCTGACGCCTGGTAGTGGTACCGGGCTGGTCGGGCTCACCGAGCGGGTGCAGTTGGCGGGCGGCACGCTGGATCACGGCGAGGCCGATGGCGGGTTCCGGCTGCACGCCTCGCTACCGTGGCCCGCATGA
- a CDS encoding DUF6069 family protein, with protein sequence MSIRENSQSEATQSGSDRPRRVEGRSRLVVVGITVVAAVAWWAVLSQVAGIELQARQGTVMRINGVSVFVAATAMAFAGWGLLAILERRTLNARKVWTVVAMIACVTSLGSPLSSGIGVGAKLGLASLHLVVGVAVILGLRRTTLGVTERCV encoded by the coding sequence ATGAGCATCAGAGAGAACAGTCAGAGTGAAGCTACGCAAAGCGGAAGTGACCGCCCTCGTCGGGTGGAGGGCCGTAGCCGGCTGGTCGTAGTGGGCATCACGGTCGTGGCGGCGGTCGCATGGTGGGCTGTGCTGTCGCAGGTTGCGGGGATCGAACTGCAGGCGAGGCAGGGTACGGTCATGCGGATCAACGGGGTCTCGGTGTTCGTCGCCGCGACAGCGATGGCCTTTGCTGGTTGGGGATTGCTGGCGATACTTGAACGCCGTACGTTGAACGCCCGTAAGGTCTGGACGGTGGTGGCGATGATCGCCTGTGTTACCTCGCTCGGCAGTCCGCTCTCCAGCGGCATCGGAGTGGGCGCCAAGCTCGGGCTGGCCTCGCTGCACCTCGTCGTCGGCGTCGCGGTCATCCTGGGCCTACGCCGCACCACGCTCGGCGTCACGGAACGCTGTGTCTGA
- a CDS encoding class I SAM-dependent methyltransferase, which produces MTMRATEAPWGDYEVAKAELIGGLRGTVLELGAGRGANFSRLAADVEWIGLEPHASTRRALVRTAGFGRLKSAKVLAAPAENIPLPEASVDAVLSTVVLCSVTDLVAVLAEVRRVLRPGGQFVFFEHVAAPQGSWLYRLQRVAAPVTRRFDKGCNPARDIASAIQLAGFASVDLHRYVRPGPLRIPFIAGTAVRAALRGRNLRCGPRPASTPRRPDLT; this is translated from the coding sequence ATGACGATGCGAGCGACCGAAGCGCCCTGGGGCGACTACGAGGTGGCGAAAGCAGAACTCATCGGTGGCCTGCGCGGAACAGTTCTCGAACTCGGCGCCGGACGAGGTGCCAACTTCAGCAGACTGGCCGCGGACGTCGAGTGGATCGGGCTGGAGCCGCACGCGAGTACTCGCCGGGCGTTGGTCAGGACGGCGGGCTTCGGGCGACTGAAGAGCGCGAAAGTCCTGGCGGCTCCGGCCGAGAACATTCCATTGCCCGAGGCAAGCGTCGATGCGGTGCTGTCGACGGTGGTGCTGTGCTCGGTGACCGACCTCGTCGCAGTACTTGCCGAAGTACGGCGAGTACTGCGACCCGGCGGGCAATTCGTCTTCTTCGAGCACGTTGCGGCGCCGCAGGGCAGCTGGCTATACCGGCTGCAACGGGTCGCCGCACCGGTCACCCGAAGATTCGACAAGGGCTGCAATCCCGCCCGAGACATCGCCAGTGCGATCCAGCTAGCCGGCTTCGCCTCGGTCGATCTCCACCGCTACGTCAGGCCGGGCCCGCTTCGCATTCCATTCATCGCGGGCACGGCTGTCAGAGCCGCGCTGCGCGGTAGAAACCTTCGATGTGGTCCACGACCAGCTTCGACGCCTCGTCGGCCTGACCTGACCTGA
- a CDS encoding FadR/GntR family transcriptional regulator — MKNYELVLSRVEADLAAGRLRLGERLPGERSLAEQLGISRPSVREAVRVLEAMGVVRTATGSGPEAGAVIVAEPASPLTALLRLHLATNHLPMGDIVQTRVLLESWAAREAAGRQAAGRREAGADSEVQAGADDSWAGGEVDGVRLGVAEELLDRMDAAGLSPEEFHLLDAEFHVAMAALAGNVLIAAVMSSLRTAIHGYVLAAVPNLPDWDATARGLRAEHRAIVAAIRSGQADEASKLVVDHIEGFYRAARL; from the coding sequence GTGAAGAACTACGAGTTGGTGCTGAGCCGGGTCGAGGCCGATCTGGCGGCGGGGCGGTTGCGGCTCGGGGAGCGGCTGCCGGGAGAGCGATCTCTGGCCGAGCAACTCGGGATCAGCCGGCCGTCCGTGCGCGAGGCCGTGCGGGTGCTGGAGGCGATGGGTGTGGTCCGTACGGCGACCGGGTCCGGGCCCGAGGCGGGAGCGGTGATCGTCGCCGAGCCGGCCTCGCCGTTGACCGCGCTGCTGCGGTTGCATCTGGCAACCAACCATCTGCCGATGGGTGACATCGTGCAGACCCGCGTCCTGCTCGAATCGTGGGCCGCCCGCGAAGCGGCCGGACGCCAAGCAGCCGGACGGAGAGAGGCGGGCGCCGACAGCGAGGTGCAGGCAGGTGCGGACGACAGTTGGGCGGGGGGCGAGGTCGATGGGGTTCGGCTGGGGGTAGCCGAGGAGTTGCTGGATCGGATGGATGCCGCGGGGCTGTCGCCGGAGGAGTTCCATCTGCTGGATGCGGAGTTCCATGTGGCGATGGCGGCGCTGGCCGGGAACGTGTTGATCGCGGCGGTGATGTCGTCGTTGCGGACGGCCATTCACGGGTACGTGCTGGCGGCGGTGCCTAATCTGCCGGACTGGGATGCGACGGCGAGAGGTCTGCGGGCCGAGCATCGTGCGATTGTCGCGGCGATCAGGTCAGGTCAGGCCGACGAGGCGTCGAAGCTGGTCGTGGACCACATCGAAGGTTTCTACCGCGCAGCGCGGCTCTGA
- a CDS encoding alpha-hydroxy acid oxidase — MTDRQLPRWSELKPLLRAKPVTVNPTERRLEKALTIADLRAIAKRRTPRSVFDYTDGAAEGEISLGRARRLFAEMELQPSILRNVADIDLGTTILGKRTELPFAFAPTGFTRMMNHEGESAVVKVAERLGIPYALSTMGTTSIEDVAAVGPDARKWFQLYVWKDRESGEDLVKRSAASGYEALMLTVDVPVAGARLRDVRNGFTIPPSLTVKTVLDASMHPAWWANLLTTRPLTFASLSSWDGTVAELLDQLFDPTMTIDDLNWIRSIWDGPLIVKGIQTVEDARRVVDAGADAIVLSNHGGRQLDRAPTPLRILPEVRKAIGSDAEIYLDTGILSGADIVAAIALGADACLVGRAYLYGLMAGGERGVARAAEILTKEVRRTMALLGVSSVADLNPSHVRLP, encoded by the coding sequence ATGACTGATCGACAGCTGCCGCGCTGGTCCGAGCTCAAGCCGCTGCTGCGGGCCAAGCCGGTCACCGTCAACCCGACCGAGCGGCGACTCGAGAAGGCGCTCACCATTGCCGACCTGCGCGCGATCGCGAAGCGCCGTACGCCGCGCTCGGTGTTCGACTACACCGACGGCGCCGCCGAGGGCGAGATCAGCCTGGGGCGGGCCCGCCGGCTCTTCGCCGAGATGGAGCTCCAGCCGTCGATCCTGCGCAACGTCGCCGACATCGACCTGGGGACGACGATCCTCGGCAAGCGCACGGAGCTCCCGTTCGCGTTCGCGCCGACCGGGTTCACCCGGATGATGAACCACGAGGGTGAGAGCGCGGTAGTCAAGGTCGCCGAGCGGCTCGGGATCCCGTACGCGCTCTCCACGATGGGAACGACCTCGATCGAGGACGTCGCGGCGGTCGGCCCGGACGCGCGGAAGTGGTTCCAGCTGTATGTCTGGAAGGACCGGGAATCCGGCGAGGACCTGGTCAAGCGATCGGCTGCCAGCGGGTACGAGGCGCTGATGCTGACCGTCGACGTGCCGGTCGCCGGCGCCCGGCTGCGGGATGTGCGGAACGGTTTCACGATCCCACCGTCGCTCACCGTCAAGACGGTGCTGGATGCGTCCATGCATCCCGCCTGGTGGGCGAACCTCCTGACCACCCGGCCGCTGACCTTCGCGTCGCTGTCGAGCTGGGACGGGACGGTCGCGGAACTGCTGGACCAGCTGTTCGATCCGACGATGACCATCGACGACCTGAACTGGATTCGCTCGATCTGGGACGGCCCACTGATCGTGAAGGGCATCCAGACCGTCGAGGACGCTCGCCGGGTCGTGGACGCCGGCGCGGATGCGATCGTGCTGTCGAACCACGGCGGCCGCCAGCTGGACCGGGCTCCTACACCGCTGCGGATCCTCCCGGAGGTCCGGAAGGCTATCGGCAGCGACGCCGAGATCTACCTGGACACAGGGATCCTGAGTGGCGCCGACATCGTCGCGGCGATCGCGCTGGGCGCGGACGCCTGCCTGGTCGGCCGCGCCTACCTGTACGGACTGATGGCCGGGGGGGAGCGCGGCGTCGCGCGGGCAGCAGAGATCCTCACCAAGGAAGTACGCCGGACCATGGCTCTGCTCGGCGTTTCCAGTGTGGCCGACCTCAACCCGTCCCACGTCCGCCTGCCCTGA
- a CDS encoding sensor histidine kinase produces the protein MTSIEPLHADRLRRVLLPAVISIVAVVGSFGASRGETDRRAADWFMVVLLLLGSVSLYWLRTKPIPVLWATVGSTLIYMLMQYAYGPVIFSFVIAVFTAIRRGYRLAGWSALVALYAGHVLGRLALGISGQGIYQVLLVGTCFVVLGFIAELFRGHRERVMAANETRREEELRKAGEERLRIAQELHDVVAHHISLINVQASTALHLADRQPEQAAPALAAIKEASKEALVELRSIVGILRQSDEAAPRQPVVGLEHLDSLISRTSMAGLEVHSTIHGDPRSLPTGLDRAAFRIVQESLTNVVRHAKASTATVRIQYGERALVVQVDDDGRSLAGPPKEGNGIIGMRERATALGGTLTASRTPTGGLRIVAHLPLEPADL, from the coding sequence GTGACCAGTATCGAACCGCTGCACGCCGACCGCTTGAGGCGGGTGCTGTTGCCTGCGGTGATCAGCATCGTGGCGGTTGTCGGCTCATTCGGCGCCTCTCGCGGTGAGACAGATCGCCGGGCGGCCGACTGGTTCATGGTCGTGCTTCTGCTACTCGGCTCGGTGTCGCTCTACTGGCTCCGGACGAAGCCGATCCCGGTGCTGTGGGCAACTGTCGGCTCGACCCTCATCTACATGTTGATGCAGTACGCATACGGCCCGGTGATCTTCAGCTTCGTCATCGCTGTCTTCACAGCGATCCGGCGCGGCTATCGGTTGGCCGGCTGGTCAGCGCTGGTCGCCCTGTACGCCGGGCACGTGCTGGGCCGCCTGGCACTCGGGATCAGTGGTCAGGGCATCTACCAGGTTCTCCTGGTCGGCACCTGCTTCGTCGTCCTCGGGTTCATCGCCGAGCTCTTCCGCGGCCATCGGGAACGGGTGATGGCGGCCAACGAGACGCGGCGCGAGGAGGAGCTCCGCAAGGCGGGTGAGGAACGCCTGCGGATCGCGCAGGAGCTGCACGACGTCGTGGCACACCACATCTCGCTCATCAACGTGCAGGCGTCGACCGCCTTGCACCTGGCCGATCGCCAACCAGAGCAGGCCGCTCCAGCACTTGCAGCGATCAAGGAGGCCAGCAAGGAAGCACTGGTCGAGCTGCGGTCGATCGTCGGCATCCTGCGGCAGTCGGACGAAGCAGCACCACGGCAACCCGTGGTGGGGCTGGAACACCTCGACAGCCTGATCAGCCGTACTTCGATGGCCGGGCTGGAGGTACACAGCACGATCCATGGCGATCCGCGATCGCTACCTACCGGCCTGGATCGTGCCGCGTTCCGCATCGTTCAGGAGTCGCTCACCAACGTCGTACGGCATGCCAAGGCGTCTACTGCGACAGTGCGCATCCAGTACGGCGAGCGCGCGCTCGTAGTACAGGTGGATGACGATGGCCGGTCTCTGGCCGGACCGCCCAAGGAAGGCAACGGGATCATCGGGATGCGTGAGCGGGCCACAGCACTGGGCGGAACGCTCACTGCAAGCCGCACTCCGACAGGTGGGCTCCGGATCGTCGCCCACCTACCACTGGAACCGGCCGACCTCTAG
- a CDS encoding pyridoxamine 5'-phosphate oxidase family protein, with product MDRLTETAELVEITSYEELREVVPAPLQSTADKVRKELHELDRQWLAESRFCLIATSDADGGCDVSPKGDPAGFTKVLDDTTIVIPERAGNRRVDGFINILSNPHVGLIYLLPGRGETLRINGRARIIREAPFFDDMIVKGSRPQLALLVEIEEIFHHCSKAFLRSQLWKPETWDPDAVPSRAKIAKALDRKDADLADLEKYYGLQYEAGIYQTKY from the coding sequence ATGGACCGCCTGACAGAGACAGCAGAACTGGTCGAGATCACCTCGTACGAAGAGCTACGCGAGGTGGTCCCGGCGCCGTTGCAGAGCACCGCCGACAAGGTTCGCAAGGAACTGCATGAGCTGGACCGGCAGTGGCTCGCCGAATCGCGGTTCTGCTTGATCGCCACCTCCGACGCGGACGGCGGCTGCGACGTCTCCCCCAAGGGGGATCCGGCCGGCTTCACGAAGGTGCTGGACGACACCACCATCGTGATCCCCGAGCGCGCGGGCAACCGCCGCGTCGACGGCTTCATCAACATCCTCAGTAATCCGCATGTCGGCCTGATCTACCTGCTGCCGGGCCGCGGCGAGACTCTGCGCATCAACGGCCGCGCCCGGATCATCCGCGAGGCGCCGTTCTTCGACGACATGATCGTGAAGGGCAGCCGGCCGCAGTTGGCGCTGCTGGTGGAGATCGAGGAGATCTTCCACCACTGCTCGAAGGCCTTCCTGCGCTCCCAGCTCTGGAAGCCCGAGACGTGGGACCCCGATGCGGTGCCGAGCCGTGCGAAGATCGCGAAGGCGCTGGACCGCAAGGACGCCGACCTGGCCGACCTGGAGAAGTACTACGGCCTGCAGTACGAGGCGGGCATCTACCAGACGAAGTACTGA